From the Rhizobium sp. SL42 genome, the window TCGGAAGCAACCTGCGCTTCCTTGTGCTCGTCGATGACGCCGGCCGATGCCACCGCATTGAGGTTGGCGAGCGTCGTGTTGTCCTTGATGTTGTTGTTCAACACCAGGCCAAGATGCTTGCGATCTTCGGTAACGTAAGCAAGTCCTGCGGCAATCGCCTTCGGGATCGTGCTGACATCGACCGGCTTGCCATGCATCGAGACGTCGCCGGTAATCTTGTGGCCCCAGGCCTTGCCGAAAATGCTCATGGCGGTTTCGGTGCGACCGGCGCCCATCAGGCCTGCGATACCGACGACTTCGCCGGCACGTACCGTGAAGTTGACGTCATGCAGGAACTGCCGGTCGCGATGGTTCTGGTGAAAGACGTTCCAGTTCTTCACTTCAAGCAGCGTCTTGCCGATATTCGGCGTGCGCGGCGGATAGCGGTCTTCCATATCGCGGCCGACCATGCCCTTGATGATCCGGTCCTCGCCGATATCCTGGGTATGACAGTCGAGCGTCTCGACCGTGCCGCCATCGCGCAGGATGGTGATCTGGTCGGCAACCTTTCGGATCTCGTTGAGCTTGTGCGAGATGATGATCGAGGTCATTCCCTGCTTGCGGAATTCCATCAGCAGGGTGAGCAGCGCGTCCGAATCCGTTTCGTTGAGCGATGCGGTCGGCTCGTCGAGAATGAGAAGGCGAACCTTCTTCGACAGCGCCTTGGCGATTTCAACCAGCTGCTGCTTTCCGACGCCGATGTCGGTGATGCGCGTGCTCGGCGAATCCTTGAGCCCAACTTTCTCCAGCAGCGTCTTGGTGCGCGCGAAGGTCTCGGGCCATTTGATCACGCCATTGGTAGCGACTTCATTGCCGAGGAAGATGTTTTCGGCAATCGACAGGAGCGGCACCAGCGCCAGCTCCTGGTGGATGATGATGATACCCAGATGCTCGCTGTCGGAGATCGTGGAAAAACGGCGAACCTCTCCGTCGAAATGGATGTCGCCTTCGTATGTGCCGGCGGGGTATACGCCACTCAGCACCTTCATGAGTGTGGATTTGCCGGCTCCGTTTTCGCCGACGAGCGCGTGGATCTCTCCCTCGCGCACCTTGAAACTGACGTTGTTCAGCGCCTTGACGCCTGGAAACGTCTTGGTGATGCCACGCATCTCGAGAATGATGTTATCCATGTGCAGATTCCAGCGCCTGCTCGACGACGATCACGTCAGGTCGGCGGCGCGAGCTCCTTCAATGCGAAAGAAAAAGGGTCCGCGACGTGGCCGCGGACCCGTATGTATCCGAACGATTAGTTGTCGATCTGCTCGGCAGTGTAGTAGCCGGAGGTAACCATGACGTCCTTGATGTTGGACTTGTCGACGGCAACCGGCTTCAGCAGGTACGACGGAACAACCTTGACGCCATTGTTGTAGGTCTTGGTGTCGTTCACTTCCGGTTCCTTGCCACCCATGATGGCGTCAACCATCGCAACGGTGACCTTGGCCAGTTCGCGCGTGTCCTTGAACACGGTCGAGTACTGTTCGTCAGCGAGGATCGACTTGACCGACGGCAGTTCGGCGTCCTGGCCGGTGACGACCGGCATCGGCATGTCGCCGGAACCGTAGCCAACGCCCTTCAGAGCCGAGATGATGCCGATGGACAGACCATCGTAAGGCGACAGAACGCCATCAACCTTGGCATCGGTGTAGGTCGAGGAGAGCAGGTTTTCCATGCGAGCCTGGGCGACGGTGCCGTCCCAACGCAGGGTACCGACCTGGTCCATGCCCATCTGGCCGGACTTCACCACGATCTTGCCCGAGTCGATCAGCGGCTGCAGGACCGACATAGCGCCATCATAGAAGAAGAAAGCGTTGTTGTCGTCCGGCGAACCACCGAACAGCTCGACATTCTTCGGCTCGGTAGCAGCGTCAAGCTTCAGACCTTCGACGAGCGAAGTGGCCTGCAGAACGCCAACCTGGAAGTTGTCGAAGGTTGCGTAGTAGTCGACATTGCCGGAGTCGCGGATCAGGCGGTCATAGGCGATAACCTTGACGCCGGCATCAGCAGCCTTCTGCAGGATGTCCGACAGCGTGGTGCCGTCGATAGCGCCGATAACAAGAACCTTGGCACCCTTGGTGACCATGTTTTCGATCTGAGCGAGCTGGTTCGGGATATCGTCGTCAGCAAACTGCAGGTCGGCCGTATAGCCGGCTTCCTTGAACAGCTTTTCCATGGTCTCGCCGTCGGAAATCCAACGGGTCGAGGTCTTGGTAGGCATGGAAATGCCGACGGTGCCCTTGTCCTGTGCAAAAGTGATAGGTGCAAAAGATGCGATACCGATTGCGACAGACGCAATCAGAGTGCCTAATTTCTTCATGGTAACCTCCCTGGTCATACCGTGCGCGACCAAGTCCTCCTGGCCACGCTGAAATCATGGACGGGTGACCGACGCGGCGGACCCCAGCTCCGTCGCGAGTCTTATCGCGTGCCACATATCGATCAAATGATTATTTTGACTTTGTGCATATCGTGGTTGATATGTTGTTTATGTCTGAAGCACGTATTGATCGTTTGCAACCCAAACATTTGAGCCTGATCCGCTCCATCTCGGAACTGGGGCAACTCAGCCTTGCGGCGCAAGCACTTGCGCTGACGCAACCGGCTGCTTCGCGGATGCTGAGCGAAATCGAGCGCGATGTCGGGTCAGCGATCTTCACGCGGACCCCGAAAGGCATGGAGCCGACGGCCGTGGGAAGCGCGCTGGCGCGCCGCGCCCAGAACGTGCTTGAAGAAATGCGCGAGGCGGCCCGCGAGATCGACGCGATACGACGGGGCCTGACCGGCAAGGTCCGTGTCGGTGCAGTCACCGGTGGCGCGGTCGGCTACGTCGTTCCGGCCATCCAGCAGCTGAAAGCCGAAGCTGAAACCGCCGATCTTTACGTTGACGTGGCATCAAGCGGCGAATTGATCCGAGATCTGCTGTCCGGCCAGTATGATTTTGTCCTTGGACGGATCCCGAGCGGCGTCGATGCACGGCAGTTCAATCTTGAGGGCGGCATGATGGAGGAGGTGGAGCTTGTGGTCCATCAAAGCCATCCGCTGGTCAATGTGGATTTGCTCACCGTGGCCGACATGGCGCATTTTCCATGGGTCATGCAGGCGCCTGGTGCACCCTTGCGCCAGGCCGTGGAAAGCGTCTTCGTCGAACAGGGCGCGCCAATTCCCTCCAACATCGTCAACACGACCTCGCTTCTCGTCATGATTGCCATGTTGGCTGCGTCCAATGCGATCGCGCCAATGTCGCGCGAAGTCTCCGACCTTCTCTGTCGTCAGACAGCGACAGCGGGGCTGTATTCGCTGAAACTCGAAACGCCGATCGTGGTCATGCCTTATCACCTGATCACCGTAGCCGGCAAACGCCTGTCACCGATCGCCGCGCGTCTGCGCGACCTGCTGCTCGCCGAATTCAATGCACGTGGCAAGCTGCGCGGCTTCTGACCGGTTCACGGGCTGCACGCCGGCTGAAATGCTTGCATTTTCGCCCATGTCAGGCACACTGTCACTCATCCGTCATGAATGAGAGCTCGAGGAGCATTGATGACCGACCAGCCGGAAGGGCAGCGCCAGGATCCTGATGGCGCGGATCAAAGGCTCGCAAGCGTGGTGGATTTGGGGACCTATCGCCAGGCGGTCGACCCTCTTCCCGTGACCTTCCACCGACGAGAACTCGACGCCATCCTGTGGATCTATGGACGTATGGTGGGCGAGGGTGAATGGCGCGACTATGCCATCGACCACCTCAGGGACAGGGCGGTCTTCTCCGTGTTCAAGCGATCCGGTGAATATCCGCTCTACCGGATCGAGAAGAATCCCAAACTTGCGGCCAAGCAGGGCGCGTTCTGCGTCGTCGGCACCGATGGTCGCATTCTCAAGCGTGGCCATGATCTGAAGTCGGTTTTGAGGGTGTTCGACAAAAGCCTGAAAGCGATCGAGTAAGGTCTGTGGCACAGCCGCCGTTGCCTTCAGGCGGACCGCCGAAAATTCCATCTGGAAATTCCACTAGATCATGGAGCCGGGATAGGCTCCGAGATCGGGCAGGGTAGCATTTCCGTCACCCAGCGGCCGTTGCATGAAGACGGTATCCAACCAGGTGCCATGCTTGAACCCCGTACCGGTCAGGCGACCGGCGTGATCAAAGCCGCAACTGCTGTGGACTGCAATCGAGGCCGGGCTGGCACCGCCGACGACCGCGACCATCTGACGGAAACCCAGCGATGT encodes:
- the mmsA gene encoding multiple monosaccharide ABC transporter ATP-binding protein produces the protein MDNIILEMRGITKTFPGVKALNNVSFKVREGEIHALVGENGAGKSTLMKVLSGVYPAGTYEGDIHFDGEVRRFSTISDSEHLGIIIIHQELALVPLLSIAENIFLGNEVATNGVIKWPETFARTKTLLEKVGLKDSPSTRITDIGVGKQQLVEIAKALSKKVRLLILDEPTASLNETDSDALLTLLMEFRKQGMTSIIISHKLNEIRKVADQITILRDGGTVETLDCHTQDIGEDRIIKGMVGRDMEDRYPPRTPNIGKTLLEVKNWNVFHQNHRDRQFLHDVNFTVRAGEVVGIAGLMGAGRTETAMSIFGKAWGHKITGDVSMHGKPVDVSTIPKAIAAGLAYVTEDRKHLGLVLNNNIKDNTTLANLNAVASAGVIDEHKEAQVASDYRKKLRIRSHSIYQEAVNLSGGNQQKVVLSKWLFTNPEVLILDEPTRGIDVGAKFEIYTIINQLAAEGKGILMISSEMPELLGTCDRIYVMNEGRIVAELSKEEASQESIMRAIMRSGEKH
- the chvE gene encoding multiple monosaccharide ABC transporter substrate-binding protein yields the protein MKKLGTLIASVAIGIASFAPITFAQDKGTVGISMPTKTSTRWISDGETMEKLFKEAGYTADLQFADDDIPNQLAQIENMVTKGAKVLVIGAIDGTTLSDILQKAADAGVKVIAYDRLIRDSGNVDYYATFDNFQVGVLQATSLVEGLKLDAATEPKNVELFGGSPDDNNAFFFYDGAMSVLQPLIDSGKIVVKSGQMGMDQVGTLRWDGTVAQARMENLLSSTYTDAKVDGVLSPYDGLSIGIISALKGVGYGSGDMPMPVVTGQDAELPSVKSILADEQYSTVFKDTRELAKVTVAMVDAIMGGKEPEVNDTKTYNNGVKVVPSYLLKPVAVDKSNIKDVMVTSGYYTAEQIDN
- a CDS encoding LysR family transcriptional regulator; translation: MSEARIDRLQPKHLSLIRSISELGQLSLAAQALALTQPAASRMLSEIERDVGSAIFTRTPKGMEPTAVGSALARRAQNVLEEMREAAREIDAIRRGLTGKVRVGAVTGGAVGYVVPAIQQLKAEAETADLYVDVASSGELIRDLLSGQYDFVLGRIPSGVDARQFNLEGGMMEEVELVVHQSHPLVNVDLLTVADMAHFPWVMQAPGAPLRQAVESVFVEQGAPIPSNIVNTTSLLVMIAMLAASNAIAPMSREVSDLLCRQTATAGLYSLKLETPIVVMPYHLITVAGKRLSPIAARLRDLLLAEFNARGKLRGF
- a CDS encoding DUF2794 domain-containing protein — its product is MTDQPEGQRQDPDGADQRLASVVDLGTYRQAVDPLPVTFHRRELDAILWIYGRMVGEGEWRDYAIDHLRDRAVFSVFKRSGEYPLYRIEKNPKLAAKQGAFCVVGTDGRILKRGHDLKSVLRVFDKSLKAIE